A single genomic interval of Camelina sativa cultivar DH55 chromosome 11, Cs, whole genome shotgun sequence harbors:
- the LOC104722480 gene encoding protein TAPETUM DETERMINANT 1-like produces the protein MNRRRLLISAILVSYFLLHGTALASGVKLRGNLDFTKTTTLPSSSHHRKMLLLSPGKSEKRAEPERIGDKCKSTDIVVNQAATEPMPSGIPGYTVEITNMCMSGCVISRIHISCGWFSSAKLINPRVFKRIHYDDCLVNNGKPLPYGSTLSFHYANTFPYPLSVAFVTCS, from the exons ATGAACCGGCGGCGACTTCTGATTTCGGCGATACTTGTCTCATACTTTCTTCTTCACGGCACGGCTCTCGCCTCCG GGGTAAAGCTTAGAGGTAATCTGGATTTTACTAAAACGACGACGTTACCTAGCTCTTCGCATCATCGGAAgatgcttcttctctctcctg gaaaatcagaAAAGAGGGCAGAGCCAGAGAGGATAGGAGACAAGTGCAAGAGTACGGACATAGTGGTGAACCAAGCTGCAACGGAACCAATGCCGAGCGGGATACCAGGTTACACGGTAGAGATTACCAACATGTGTATGTCTGGATGCGTTATTTCGAGGATCCACATCAGCTGCGGTTGGTTCAGCTCAGCTAAGTTGATTAACCCAAGAGTCTTCAAGCGTATTCACTACGACGACTGTCTTGTCAACAACGGCAAGCCTTTGCCTTATGGCTCCACACTCTCTTTTCACTACGCCAACACTTTCCCTTACCCTCTCTCTGTCGCCTTCGTCACCTGCTCTTAG